TTACAATACTGTTAAGAACTCTATTAAATATATTTTGGAGGGTAGGTTAAGATAGATATGAAAGAGAAGTCTTGTGGCATTGTCTTGTATAGAGATGGAGGAAGGAGACTGTACCTTCTTCTTCACTATCCTGCTGGGCATTGGGATTTTCCAAAAGGACATGTTGAAAAAGGCGAGGATGAACTTGCTACTGCAGTAAGAGAATTGATGGAAGAGACAGGGATAAAAAATATTAAGATTGATGATGGCTTTAGAGAGCGAATTGAATATTCTTACAAAAGAAACGGAGAATTTAGACACAAGGAAGTCGTCTTTTTTTTAGCGCAAACCGAAGAAATGAATGTGAAGATTTCTCATGAGCACATTGGTGCAGGTTGGTTTGAGTACACACAATCTTACAAGCAGTTAACATATGAAACTTCTCGTCGTGTTCTCAAAAAAGCCGAGGAGAAGCTGAATAGGTTATGAGCTTCTTATTCTAGCCATGCACCGCGGAGTTCCTGTTTCTCTGAATTATCAGAGCGAACTTCAAGAACTACCCTAAACTTGCGAAAGCCCGGCATTTTTACGCCTTTTATGATTACAGTATCTTCCTCCTCTGGCAAAAGAGGTTTTCTTAGTTTGTAAGTTTGCTCGCCCCAACGTCGGCCATCTGAATCCTCAATTGACACCGTGATCCGTACACCTTGAGCAGTAACAGAACCCAAATTTTTTATTGTAACGTTTGCTGTTGCGTCTATCTCGAAATTTTGGTAGATATATACAATGGAGGAATTTATAAGAAAATACGAACGTGGAATTATAGTAAGCACAGTCATGTTCTCTTTTTTGTATTGAGGCGGTATTCTTCCAATTTCCCATCCCTCACCCGTTGTTTCAAGATAGCAGTAATCTATTCCATTGTAGTTTATTCTGTCCTTTTGGGTTAATGAACAGCGCACGCCGGCAGCCATATGATTCTTCATGTTAATTAAAACTGCATCATAGCCGAGGGCCCGTAAAATAGCTGCTGTGAGGATTGAGGTATCTTCGCAATCGCCGCCATTTTCGTAGAGTGTCTCATAGGGAAATCTGGGGTATTCGTCTGCGGCAGCTGTAACTTCATCGATAGTGTAAGGGAGAGATTGAACAAAAGAAGCAACAAGATAAACGGTCTCATCAGAGGAGAGTCCGCTTTTATTTGCGATTTGCTTGAATTGGGCTGCAAGTTCTGAGATAAAGGGGAGGCTAAACTCATCAGATACGTAGATGTCGTAAGGTCTCTTGTTATGGGCGCGAGATTTATAAAACGCCTGCGTAGTGTTAGAAAGCAAAATGCCAACTACCCCCCATGTCCTTCCAGAATAATTCCACGTATAAATACGTTCTTGTATCTCTCCATTAGAGGAGTGGGGGAGTGCGAGGCATCCAATTTGGTTTGTTTTTAGTCCCTGAGGTAAACATATCTCATTTTCATTGCATCTACAATCCTGAGGACATGAAGCACAGGTTTCACCTTCATTGTATGAGCAGACATAATCGCCGCAGCACACATCAGTCTTTACATGAACACAAAGAAAATTGGTCGATTCAGAGCAAGAGTCGATAGTGCACATATCATTGTCATCGCAAGTAGGAGGACAACTCGCGGGGGTTTCTGCGCAATCGCTGATGTTTGAGACAAGCCGTCCATCAAAGCATTTGTATATTATTCTAGCATTTGGAGGTGGGTTGCTACTGGGAGTTAACGCAGAACAACCAAGAAATAATAGACATATTGCAAGGATTGCAAGTGAGGTTACTTTCATTAAAAGAAGTAATGCTTGATTATTTTTTAAAGTCTCCTTTGCATAAAAATAAATTAAGCCGAGGTGGCAGAACCTGGTAATGCGCTAGACTTGAGTTTAATAGCGTATGACAGGAGATCTAGTGCCCTTTACGGGCTTAAGAGTTCGAATCTCTTCCTCGGCGCTTTTT
The nucleotide sequence above comes from Candidatus Anstonellales archaeon. Encoded proteins:
- a CDS encoding bis(5'-nucleosyl)-tetraphosphatase — its product is MKEKSCGIVLYRDGGRRLYLLLHYPAGHWDFPKGHVEKGEDELATAVRELMEETGIKNIKIDDGFRERIEYSYKRNGEFRHKEVVFFLAQTEEMNVKISHEHIGAGWFEYTQSYKQLTYETSRRVLKKAEEKLNRL